The DNA region CGGCGTACTCGGTGTCGATGCCGTAGGTGACGACGAAGAGGCCGATGCCGAAGGCGGCGACGATGATGAGGATCTCTGCCCAGGAGGGGAGAGCCTTGGGGCGTGCGGCCTTGCGGGTGTCGTCGGGGAGGAGGAAGGCGACGAGCGGGATGGCGGAGGCCACCGCCGCGACGAAGCCGCCGGGTTCCAGGTTGACGACGCCGCCGAGTTCCACGGTGATGGCGATGACGGTGAACCAGGTGGTGCCGAAGGCGCCGAGGGCGAGGAACCGCAGGGCCTTGGTGGTGCCGGTGGGGGCGATCCAGCGGAGGCCACGGATGTCGAGGGCGGCGAGTGCGTACAGGAGTACGAGGACGCCCGCGACGAGGGTGAGGACCTGGAGGCCGCCGGGGTAGCCGTAGACGGTGAGGTCGCCGGGGAACTCGTCGGTGTAGGTCCAGGACATGAAGGTGCTGGCGATGGTCGCGATGCCGCCGAGAGCGGTGAGGCGGCGCAGGCCGGCGGTCCGCGAGCCGGTGGCGGCAGCGGCGGTGTTCAGTGTGGTGTCCGTTGTCATGGCTCTCACGCCCGATCCGCGACGCGCTCACCGAGCAGGCCCTGTGGCCTGACGAGGAGGACGACGATGAGAAGTACGAATGCCCAGACGTTGGCCCAGGCGCCGCCGCCGAGCTGCTGCATGCCGGGGATCTCCTCGATGTAGGCGATCGAGAGGGCTTCGGCGAGGCCGAGGACGACTCCGCCGACCATGGCTCCGTAGATGTTGCCGATGCCGCCGAGTACCGCGGCGGTGAAGGCCTTGAGCCCGAGGAGGAAGCCCATCTCGAAGTTGATCTGGCCCTTGTCGAGTCCGTAGGCGACGGCTGCGATGGCGGCGAACGCGGCTCCGATGGCGAAGGCCATCACGATGATGCGGTCGGTGTTGATGCCCATGAGCTTGGCCGTGTCGGGGTCCTGCGCGGTGGCCTGCATCGCGCGGCCGCTGCGGCTCTTGGCGACGAACATGCCGAGGGCGAGCATGCAGAGGGGGGCGAGGACGAGGATGAAGGCGTCGGCGCGCTGGAGGTAGAGGTTGTCGAAGATCTTGAACGACTCGCCCTGGAACTC from Streptomyces sp. B1I3 includes:
- a CDS encoding branched-chain amino acid ABC transporter permease; its protein translation is MNELPQQLANGLALGALYGLIAIGYTMVYGIVQLINFAHGEIFMIGGFGALTTYLALPSGTSLMVVIPLMIIGGAIASVAVATAAERFAYRPLRGAPRLAPLITAIGLSIVLQQLVWGFYPDAKKPRSFPEFQGESFKIFDNLYLQRADAFILVLAPLCMLALGMFVAKSRSGRAMQATAQDPDTAKLMGINTDRIIVMAFAIGAAFAAIAAVAYGLDKGQINFEMGFLLGLKAFTAAVLGGIGNIYGAMVGGVVLGLAEALSIAYIEEIPGMQQLGGGAWANVWAFVLLIVVLLVRPQGLLGERVADRA